A segment of the Synechococcus sp. CBW1002 genome:
GGAATGGCTGATTCATCAGGATCGCAAACTCACCCCTCTCAAGGAGCTTCAAGGACTGATCTGGGAGCACGGCTATGCCAATGGGAGTTTACAGGGGCCCATTTACGCCGATGTTCCACCAGCCCTGCGTGACTGGAAGAATCAGGGACTACAAATCGCAGTGTATTCTTCCGGCTCTGTCCGTGCACAGCAACTCATCTACCAATACAGCTGCTTTGGAGATTTGCGCCCTTGGTTTTCGGCTTGGTTCGACACTCGCATAGGTGCGAAACAAAGAGCAGAGAGCTATCGATCCATTTGCACCGAACTTCAGACGGATCCCAGCAGGATCCTTTTCATCAGCGATGTCACCTTCGAACTGGATGCCGCAGCAGAGGCTGGGTATGCAGTGCTGATTAGCGAACGTGAGGGAAATCCGCCGCAACCCTGCCATCCGTACACAAGCATCAAGCGTTTTGACGCTATCCGATCAATCATGATGCCCTAACAGTTCCGAATCCCTGAAGGCAAAGCCATCTGAGTCAGCAGACTCTCTCTAGGGAAGGCTGCTGCTTGGGGAGGCTGCTCTTGGGGAGGCCGTCAAGCGGGGAGGCCATCGATCCCCAGGCACACGAAAACGCCCCCGATCGCAGCCATCAGGCTGCCATCGGGGGCGTCGTCGTGGAGCAAAGTTTGACCTGGCATCGAGCTATTTTCGCAGGAGGCTACCCTCCAACTATCGTTGCCGCTGCTGCGTTTCACAACCGAGTTCGAGATGGATCGGAGTGGGTCCACAGCGCCATGAACACCAGGAAAGCAAACGGCCTCTTCAGGCCCCTTGCCGGTCTTTGCCCCCAGGTTGAACCCTGAGAACTGCATAGGAGCGGTTGACAAGCAACCGGTCTGGATCCAAAAGCTTTGAGCGCGTGATCCCTGTGTCATCCGGTCAGGATGGCAAGGGATGGAATGGTCAAGCCCTCGGTCTATTAGTACTCCTCCGCTTCACCGGTTACCCGGCTTCCACGTAGAGCCTATCAACGGGTGTTCTTCCCGTGACCTTACTGGCTTATGCCATGGGAACACTCATCTTGAGGTGGGCTTCCCACTTAGATGCTTTCAGCGGTTATCCACTCCGCACATGGCTACCCAGCGTTTACCGTTGGCACGATAACTGGCACACCAGAGGTGCGTTCCTCCCGGTCCTCTCGTACTAGGGAGAAATCCTCTCAATGTTCCTGCGCGTGCACCGGATATGGACCGAACTGTCTCACGACGTTCTGAACCCAGCTCGCGTACCGCTTTAATGGGCGAACAGCCCAACCCTTGGGACCGACTTCAGCCCCAGGTTGCGATGAGCCGACATCGAGGTGCCAAACCTCCCCGTCGATGTGAACTCTTGGGGGAGATCAGCCTGTTATCCCTAGAGTAACTTTTATCCGTTGAGCGACGGCCCTTCCACTCAGAACCGTCGGATCACTAAAGCCGACTTTCGTCCCTGTTCGACTTGTAGGTCTCACAGTCAAGCTTGCTTCTGCTTTTGCACTCGTCGGCTGATTTCCAACCAGCCTGAGCAAACCTTTGCGCGCCTCCGTTACCTTTTAGGAGGCGACCGCCCCAGTCAAACTGCCCACCTGATACTGTCCGGTCCCCGGATGACGGGTGACCGTTAGAACCCTAGCTCTGAAAGAGTGGTATCTCACCGTTGGCTCACCATGACCCGCAAGCCATGGATCAAAGCCTCCCACCTATCCTGCGCATTCAGAGCCCGGGCACAATACCAAGCTACAGTAAAGCTTCATAGGGTCTTTCTGTCCGGGTGCACGTAGTCCGCATCTTCACAGACAATTCTATTTCGCCGAGCCTCTCTCCGAGACAGCGCCCAGATCGTTACGCCTTTCGTGCGGGTCGGAACTTACCCGACAAGGAATTTCGCTACCTTAGGACCGTTATAGTTACGGCCGCCGTTCACCGGGGCTTCAGTCGCCAGCTTCGCTTGCGCTGACCAGCTTCCTTAACCTTCCGGCACTGGGCAGGCGTCAGCCCCCATACATCGTCTTGCGACTTAGCGGAGACCTGTGTTTTTGGTAAACAGTCGCCTGGGCCTCTTCACTGCGACCACCTTGCGGTGGCACCCCTTCTCCCGAAGTTACGGGGCCATTTTGCCGAGTTCCTTAGAGAGAGTTACCTCGCGCCCCTCGGTATTCTCTACCACCCCACCTGTGTCGGTTTCGGGTACAGGCCATCATGCCTTAACGGGTATAGGGCTTTTCTTGGAAGCTTGACATCACCCACTTCGCGGCCGTAGCCGCTCGCACTCACGCCTCAGCTCAAGCTGTTTTCGCCAGCTCTCAACGCCTCGAACGCTTGGACTAGTAACCAACATCTGGCTGGGCTAGCCTTCTCCGTCCCCCTTCCCAAAACATGACAGGTACAGGAATGTTGACCTGTTGTCCATCGACTACGCCTTTCGGCCTCGCCTTAGGTCCTGACTAACCCTCCGCGGACGAGCCTGCCGGAGGAACCCTTAGGGTTTCGGGGCATGGGATTCTCACCCATGTTTTCGCTACTCAAGCCGACATTCTCACTTCCATGCAGTCCACGCCCGCTTACGCTAACGCTTCACCCCACATGGAACGCTCCCCTACCATCGGAATCTTACGATTCAAATCCGCAGCTTCGGTACAATGCTTAGCCCCGTTCATTTTCGGCGCAGGATCGCTCGACCAGTGAGCTATTACGCACTCCTTTGAGGATGGCTGCTTCTAGGCAAACCTCCTGGTTGTCTGGGCAATCCCACCTCCTTTATCACTCAGCATTGATTTGGGGACCTTAGCTGGCGGTCTGGGCTGTTTCCCTTTCGACCATGGAGCTTATCCCCCACAGTCTGACTGCCTAGTTACACACAGGGTATTCAGAGTTCGTCTCGATTTGGTACCGCTCTCGCAGCCCGCACCGAAACGGTGGCTTTACCCCCCTGCTGGAGCACTAGACGCTACGCCTCAACGTATTTCGGGGAGAACCAGCTAGCTCCGGGTTCGATTGGCATTTCACCCCTAACCACAGCTCATCCGCTGATTTTTCAACATCAGTCGGTTCGGACCTCCACTTGGTATCACCCAAGCTTCATCCTGGCCATGGTTAGATCACCCGGGTTCGGGTCTATAAACACTGACGATCGCCCTATTCAGACTCGCTTTCGCTATGGCTCCACCATTCCCGGTTTAACCTGCCAGTGCCTATAAGTCGCCGGCTCATTCTTCAACAGGCACACGGTCATCCTATGAGTAGGACTCCCATTGCTTGTAAGCTCACGGTTTCATGTTCTATTTCACTCCCCTCCCGGGGTTCTTTTCACCTTTCCCTCGCGGTACTGTTGCGCTATCGGTCACACAGGAGTACTTAGCCTTACGAGGTGGTCCTCGCGGATTCACACGGAATTTCACGTGCTCCGTGCTACTCGGGATACAGCTAGGCCAGTTTCGCTTTCGAGTACGGGGCTTTCACCCTCTCTGGCGCGCCATTCAAACGCTTCCTCTAACGTCCCTGGTCCACGTTGCTGTCCCACAACCCCGATGGGCGAACCCATCGGTTTAGGCTCTTCCCCGTTCGCTCGCCGCTACTGAGGGAGTCGTTTTTACTTTCCTTTCCTCCAGCTACTAAGATGTTTCAGTTCGCTGGGTTGGCTCGCGCCGCCCTATGGATTCAGGCGGCCGTTCTAGGGGTTGCCCCATTCGGAAATTCCCGGATCAAAGCGTGTTTCCAGCTCCCCGAGACTTATCGCAGGTAACCACGTCCTTCATCGCCTCTGTGTGCCAAGGTATCCACCGTGAGCCCTTTGTAGCTTGACCATAATCACAACTCGCGTTTAGCTTGTTGAAGGCTATTCTTCCGGTGTCTAAGCTCTCAATCAAGAGATCTCAGACAGCCAGAATCAAACTCCTGCTTGGTGGCTTGTGGCCATGCCAGACAGAAGACACGAGCTGTACTCGGCTCTAACTCAAGAATCACTGGCTTTCCTGTTTCTCTCAGATTGAGGCTTGCACCTCAATCTTCCCTTCGCTTTCGCTGGGATGCCGCAGCCGAGGCCGCGACCAGAGAGAACCGGAAAGTCAGCGTCTATGAGATGCTTTCTTTTCCAGACTTTTCCTATGCAGTTGTCAAGGTTCTTGCTGAATGCCCATCCTTGCGGACAGGGAATCCAGCATGCTTTCAACCACTCAGGGAATGAAAGCAGGCTGGAATCGTCACCAAGACGTCAGGATCACACCAAAGAAATCTCTCCTTTGCTTCCGTGAGGGCGCTCGTCAGTGTGGAATGGAGGTTAGCGGACTCGAACCGCTGACATCCTGCTTGCAAAGCAGGCGCTCTACCAACTGAGCTAAACCCCCAAACACGAATGGGCCATCCTGGACTTGAACCAGGGACCTCACCCTTATCAGGGGTGCGCTCTAACCACCTGAGCTAATGGCCCAGGAGTTCGACCTCGCGATCGCGTCAAAGTTGTGTCTGACCTGATTGATGATTCAGTATCGCTACCGTTTCATCTTTCAGGTTTCAACACCGCCTCAACAAAAATCGTTGGGGTGTGACCTAGACAAAGTTTAGGAACTGAACCTGCTTGGACGGACATGTTGCCATTCCGCTTCCACAGTTGAGGTACCGATCGACCTAGAGTGACAGGATCATGGCCTGAAAATAAAGTATTCAGACATCACAATCAGTTTGTCTCCCTGTTAGGAGGTGATCCAGCCGCACCTTCCGGTACGGCTACCTTGTTACGACTTCACCCCAGTCATCAGCCCCACCTTCGGCATCCTCCTCCCTTACGGGTTGGAGTAACGACTTCGGGCGTGGCCAACTTCCATGGTGTGACGGGCGGTGTGTACAAGGCCCGGGAACGTATTCACCGCAGTATGCTGACCTGCGATTACTAGCGATTCCTCCTTCACGTAGGCGAGTTGCAGCCTACGATCTGAACTGAGCCACGGTTTATGGGATTTGCTAGCTCTCGCGAGTTTGCTGCCCTTTGTCCGTAGCATTGTAGTACGTGTGTAGCCCAGGATGTAAGGGGCATGATGACTTGACGTCATCCACACCTTCCTCCGGTTTATCACCGGCGGTCTCTCTAGAGTGCCCAACTCAATGCTGGCAACTAAAGACGTGGGTTGCGCTCGTTGCGGGACTTAACCCAACATCTCACGACACGAGCTGACGACAGCCATGCACCACCTGTCACTGCGCTCCCGAAGGCACTCCCTCGTTTCCAAGGGATTCGCAGGATGTCAAACCCTGGTAAGGTTCTTCGCGTTGCATCGAATTAAACCACATACTCCACCGCTTGTGCGGGCCCCCGTCAATTCCTTTGAGTTTCACACTTGCGTGCGTACTCCCCAGGCGGAACACTTAACGCGTTGGCTACGACACCGAGGGGGTCGATTCCCCCGACACCTAGTGTTCATCGTTTACGGCCAGGACTACAGGGGTATCTAATCCCTTTCGCTCCCCTGGCTTTCGTCCATGAGCGTCAGTTATGGCCCAGCAGAGCGCCTTCGCCACTGGTGTTCTTCCCGATATCTACGCATTTCACCGCTACACCGGGAATTCCCTCTGCCCCTACCACACTCTAGCCTTGTAGTTTCCACTGCTGAAATGGAGTTAAGCTCCACGCTTTAACAGCAGACTTTCAAGGCCGCCTGCGGACGCTTTACGCCCAATAATTCCGGATAACGCTTGCCACTCCCGTATTACCGCGGCTGCTGGCACGGAATTAGCCGTGGCTTATTCCTCAAGTACCGTCAGATCTTCTTCCTTGAGAAAAGAGGTTTACAGCCCAGAGGCCTTCATCCCTCACGCGGCGTTGCTCCGTCAGGCTTTCGCCCATTGCGGAAAATTCCCCACTGCTGCCTCCCGTAGGAGTCTGGGCCGTGTCTCAGTCCCAGTGTGGCTGATCATCCTCTCAGACCAGCTACTGATCGAAGCCTTGGTAGGCTCTTACCCCACCAACTAGCTAATCAGACGCGAGCTCATCCTCAGGCGAAATTCATTTCACCTCTCGGCATATGGGGTATTAGCGGCCGTTTCCAGCCGTTATCCCCCTCCTGAGGGCAGATTCTCACGCGTTACTCACCCGTCCGCCACTAACCCGAAGGTTCGTTCGACTTGCATGTGTTAAGCACGCCGCCAGCGTTCATCCTGAGCCAGGATCAAACTCTCCGTAGTAGTCTTCCCCCTTTAAACGTCAGCTCTAAACTTTCGCTTGAGCTTTCATCGCAGAGAAGTTTGTCGCTCACCCAAATCCTGCACTGGCGCACAGTCTTCAGTTGGGACCACCTTTCGACTGACCGAAAGGGTTCGAGAGTGCACACAATTATTTAGCCTTCCTTCTGGACTTCTCCATTTGGATCTCTCCTCATGGTTCTTTCCTTTCGGTTCGCTTCACAATCCCGTGACTTTCCCAGATCTCAGATCCGGTTCGCTTCAGTCACCCACAGCTGGTTTTCACCCAGTTCTGACCCAAGGCGTGAGACCTCAAGGCAGCACCACATCACTGCAGGTTCCCGTCGCTTAAAATGTTTGACGGGACCTCACACCTCTACCGCTCGTTTCGTCATCCTCGACACCGCATCCAACGGGCTTTGACTCCACACTGGCGCCAGCACAAGGCTGGTCCACTGCGAACTCAGAACCGTTCGATCCGATCAGAATGACGCGGTAGAAGCGTCAGTTCCTAAACTTTTCAATTGTCCAGGTGCTGCCTCCACTCCCTTGGCCTCTCGGCTCCGGGTCGTCTCGGCGCGTCGCCTCTCAGCGACTCAGGAAACCTACAACACCGGTGGCTCGCGCCTCCTTCGTCGTAAGCACGCACCCTTCACCCTTCCAGGCAAACGGCACTCGCCCTCAGTGCCTCGCAGCACCGAAGACTCTGCGTTTCCACCGGTGCTCTCGCTCCCGGTGTGCCGCGCAGTCCAAAACCATACCCCATTCACCTTCGATCCCGCAAGCTCCCACTGATGGAGCCGCGGGCAGCTTCAGCCCGCCAGGCTCAGCACCACCAGCACCAGGGCCAGGCAGAGGGTCTGCACGAGAAGATCAATCCAGCAGGGCTTCAGCCCACGGGAGGAATCTCTCCAGACTATCTTCGCTGTCCGCGGCCAGCACCGGATAGTCCTGGGTGGCCTGGTCGCTGCCGATCTTGAGCAACTGGGGCTCCGCATCGAGCCAGCGGAGCGGGCAGGCCAATTCATCCAGCACCAGCCAGGCCGCGGCAAGGTCCCAGAGCTTCGGGGTGGCTTCCAGCGCCGCCACGGTCTGCCCCATGGCCACACTCACCAGGTTGAGGCTCGCGACCCCCAGCAGGCGGATCTTGCCGGGGAAGCGGAGATTCGGCAGCTTCTGCAGCACCCCGATCGATCGACTGCACAGAGACGCGCATCCCGCCGTGCGGGCCTGCAAGGAAGGCGGCTCCAGCCGCTTGCCATTGCGCCAGGCTCCCTCGCCCCGGATCGCCACGATGCGCTGACGCAACGGGGGCACATCCAGCACCGCCAGCACGGGGCGGCCCCGTTCGAATCGGGCCAGCGAAATCGCCCAGTACGGGATGCCCGCAGCAAAGTTTGTGGTGCCATCCAGCGGATCCACAACCCAGAAGCTCGGGGTGTCGGGAACGACCTGACGGCCCTCCTCACTGAGAACTCCATCCTCGGGATAGATCCACTGCAGGCCTTCCACCAGGGTGGCATCGCTCCAGCGATCACACGCCGTGATCAGGGTGCCGTCGGCCTTCAGATCAGAGGCCATGTGCCCGAAATCCCGCCGCTGCCGGTCTGCCACCCGATCGACCAAGGCATCAAGGGCCGGATCCAGGTGGGAGGAGAGGACGGGGGATGCGGTCATCCGAGCTCCAGAGCGAGCACCCTGCTCAGGCTTCGTCCCGTATCTTCCCTGAACTGGCGCAGATTGACGCGACTCAGCAACAGGATGGCGGCAAAGGCCACCAGCGCTTCGATCCCGAAGACCAGCAGGTACGGCGCCAGGGCAGGAGCGCCAGGAAACAGCAACCGACCCAGATCGAGCAGACCACCACCCACCAGCTTGCCCAGGGCACGGGAGAGAGCCTGGGCCAGACCCCAGACCCCCACAAATGTGCCGGCGGCCTGGGGAAGGGTGAGATCGAGCATCAGACAGAGGGCGCTGTTGGTGGCGATGCCGGATGCCAGGCCGAAGATCAGCATCACAACCTTCAGAAAGGCCACCTGGCCCAGCACGCCACTGACCATCAGGAGAAGAAGGCTGAGCAGGATCAGCTGACAGCCAAGCCGGGCCGTGGGCAGCTTGCCCAATCTCGGCACCACCCAGAGTCCCGCCATCACAAGCCCCAGCAGGGTACCGACCCCCCAGAAGGTGGTGAGCAGGGCCGTGGCGGAGATCGGCATGGAGAACACCTCACCCCCGAAGCTCTCGAGGATGGGGTCCTGGATGAACAGAGCCAGGGTGAACAGCACGAGGAAGCCAAAGAACACGGCCACCTGACGGCTGGAGGTGATCAGGGCCCAGGACTGAGCCAGGGTGATGGCATCGTCGCGCGATGACGCCACGCTCTGGGGAAGCCGAGCAGGCTCCATGCCGGCGATGGCCAGCAGGGTGAGGGCCAGCACCACCAGCACCAGACGCTGCATGAATCCGGCCAGGACCGGCTCGAGCACCGAAGGATCGGTGACCCCATCAAGGGAGCGCAGGGAGAGGCGGATCGCGATCGAGGCCACGATGATCCCCACCGTGAGCATGCACCACAGCAGGCTCACCGCACGGGGCCGCTGGCTTTCGGTGGTGCGATCGATCACCAGGGCGAGATAGGGGGTGGTGGC
Coding sequences within it:
- a CDS encoding inositol monophosphatase family protein → MTASPVLSSHLDPALDALVDRVADRQRRDFGHMASDLKADGTLITACDRWSDATLVEGLQWIYPEDGVLSEEGRQVVPDTPSFWVVDPLDGTTNFAAGIPYWAISLARFERGRPVLAVLDVPPLRQRIVAIRGEGAWRNGKRLEPPSLQARTAGCASLCSRSIGVLQKLPNLRFPGKIRLLGVASLNLVSVAMGQTVAALEATPKLWDLAAAWLVLDELACPLRWLDAEPQLLKIGSDQATQDYPVLAADSEDSLERFLPWAEALLD
- a CDS encoding BCD family MFS transporter is translated as MASAAPPLSPLRWIDVLRLSLFQGCVGAMAAVFVGMLNRVMITELALPALLVGGALACEQFVAPSRVLFGHLSDNHPIAGRHRLPYILLGAVLFSLLALLSVPLVFHTARLLDGGIGLTAGFSIAAIAGLFALYGLAVSMATTPYLALVIDRTTESQRPRAVSLLWCMLTVGIIVASIAIRLSLRSLDGVTDPSVLEPVLAGFMQRLVLVVLALTLLAIAGMEPARLPQSVASSRDDAITLAQSWALITSSRQVAVFFGFLVLFTLALFIQDPILESFGGEVFSMPISATALLTTFWGVGTLLGLVMAGLWVVPRLGKLPTARLGCQLILLSLLLLMVSGVLGQVAFLKVVMLIFGLASGIATNSALCLMLDLTLPQAAGTFVGVWGLAQALSRALGKLVGGGLLDLGRLLFPGAPALAPYLLVFGIEALVAFAAILLLSRVNLRQFREDTGRSLSRVLALELG